One genomic window of Paraburkholderia sp. BL23I1N1 includes the following:
- a CDS encoding TetR/AcrR family transcriptional regulator — translation MREEIIKSAATLFAERGVRSVALDEVASTLGYTKSSVYYYFESKDELLWAVFNYISGHFVGGAERIAESVPDPADRLTSLIRMHVRFLAEHREWATVFYRDIQALSEQRQKEVRGIIVKYDAIFRQAVSEGVTNGSMHPLAPDIVANAVLGACNWMVNWISPKHQQNIEKIADTYVSLFMNGIFKRPQA, via the coding sequence GTGCGCGAGGAAATTATTAAAAGTGCCGCAACTTTGTTTGCCGAACGTGGTGTACGGTCCGTAGCTCTTGACGAAGTCGCCAGCACGCTTGGCTACACAAAGTCGAGTGTGTACTACTACTTCGAGAGTAAGGATGAGTTGTTGTGGGCTGTGTTCAACTATATCTCGGGGCACTTTGTTGGGGGAGCCGAACGCATTGCTGAGTCAGTTCCCGACCCCGCCGATCGCTTGACGAGCTTGATTCGCATGCACGTACGCTTCCTTGCGGAGCACCGTGAGTGGGCCACCGTCTTTTACCGCGACATCCAGGCCTTATCTGAGCAGCGACAAAAAGAGGTCCGCGGCATCATCGTTAAATATGACGCAATTTTCAGGCAGGCAGTATCGGAAGGTGTAACGAATGGGAGCATGCATCCGCTCGCGCCTGACATCGTGGCCAATGCTGTGCTCGGAGCCTGCAACTGGATGGTGAACTGGATCTCACCTAAGCATCAGCAGAATATTGAAAAAATCGCCGACACTTATGTTTCACTTTTTATGAATGGCATTTTTAAACGGCCGCAGGCATAA